One genomic segment of Novisyntrophococcus fermenticellae includes these proteins:
- a CDS encoding (deoxy)nucleoside triphosphate pyrophosphohydrolase encodes MKMIEVVAAIIIQEGKVFATQRGYGEFKDGWEFPGGKIEKGETPEEALKREIKEELDVSVSVGGLLETVEYDYPNFHLRMRCYLSTIETGDVLLKEHEDARWLGKSDLYSVAWLPADICVVKRLEKYCR; translated from the coding sequence ATGAAAATGATAGAAGTTGTAGCGGCGATTATTATACAAGAAGGAAAAGTCTTTGCAACGCAAAGAGGATATGGGGAATTTAAAGACGGGTGGGAATTCCCGGGCGGAAAAATTGAGAAAGGGGAAACCCCTGAGGAAGCTTTGAAACGTGAAATAAAGGAAGAATTGGATGTTAGTGTTTCAGTAGGAGGATTGCTTGAAACGGTAGAATATGACTATCCTAATTTCCACTTAAGGATGCGGTGCTACCTAAGCACTATTGAAACAGGAGATGTGTTGCTGAAGGAGCATGAAGATGCAAGGTGGTTGGGAAAAAGTGATCTTTATAGTGTGGCTTGGTTACCAGCAGATATTTGTGTAGTTAAGAGACTGGAAAAATATTGTAGATAA
- a CDS encoding DUF3427 domain-containing protein — protein MMDIDEYGEMDIMRIIENKSLGSYYKFLVKHEKNYTIRLSSKEEKVVEFISKKFASGKRIHELLLLKRMLSYKSGLFMLLKDRLEQDYQISLQQKTIENIKNIMTNQFTAGSARGTYQDCVLIQQDEGDYSVSDTYSDMLNNLDFYKIVEEIIEFGISRYNKDYSERYMDTNFTLYQKYTYEDVCRLLDWKKGEVALNIGGYKYDKDTKTYPVFINYDKENDIQDTIRYEDRFLDPSTLIAISKSGRSLNSEDVSVAIHANELGVDLELFVRKNKDDKISKEFYYLGKMNATGLANEFIMPNTSKTAVEIQYKLCTPIREDLFEYIIS, from the coding sequence ATGATGGACATTGATGAATATGGCGAAATGGATATCATGCGAATTATTGAGAATAAATCATTGGGTTCCTACTACAAGTTTCTTGTAAAACATGAAAAAAATTATACCATCAGACTGAGCTCAAAGGAAGAAAAGGTTGTAGAGTTCATTTCAAAGAAATTTGCATCGGGGAAAAGAATTCATGAACTTTTACTTTTGAAAAGAATGCTTTCTTACAAGTCAGGTTTATTTATGCTTTTAAAAGATAGGCTAGAACAAGATTACCAGATAAGTCTTCAGCAAAAAACGATTGAGAATATTAAAAATATCATGACAAATCAATTTACTGCCGGGTCAGCAAGGGGAACATATCAAGACTGCGTTTTGATTCAGCAAGATGAGGGAGATTATTCCGTTTCTGATACATATTCAGATATGCTAAACAATCTGGATTTTTATAAAATAGTTGAAGAGATTATAGAGTTTGGTATTTCCAGATACAATAAGGACTACTCTGAACGTTATATGGATACAAACTTTACACTTTATCAAAAGTATACATATGAAGATGTCTGTCGTTTATTAGATTGGAAAAAAGGGGAGGTAGCTTTAAATATTGGTGGGTATAAGTATGATAAAGATACTAAAACCTATCCTGTTTTTATCAATTATGATAAAGAGAATGATATTCAAGATACAATTCGCTATGAAGATCGCTTCTTAGATCCGTCTACCTTGATTGCAATTTCAAAATCCGGACGTAGTCTTAACTCGGAAGACGTTTCTGTTGCAATTCATGCGAATGAACTCGGTGTTGATTTGGAATTGTTCGTGCGTAAGAATAAAGACGATAAAATTTCAAAGGAATTTTACTATCTGGGAAAAATGAACGCTACGGGACTAGCCAATGAATTCATAATGCCAAATACCAGTAAAACAGCTGTGGAAATACAATATAAGCTGTGCACCCCTATACGAGAGGATTTGTTCGAATATATTATAAGTTAA
- a CDS encoding DEAD/DEAH box helicase family protein: MMNLALEIQNAVSTGLIDKHVESLDALRPKLLFNDVNKGSTVLVEIEQRLLDCDSFWFSVAFITKSGLIVLKETLKKLLNANIKGRILTTDYLNFNEPDALRELFRFPNIEVRVLTREHFHTKGYMFTKGETRTFVVGSSNMTQGALKANKEWNLRITSLEQGELIVETENEFGNMWEKATVLTDAWIKEVYEPIYREKKKARNEERVERIRTYTLQPNSMQREAIKSLENLRRKKQQKALLISATGTGKTYLSAFDVRNFKPRKMLFLVHREQILNQAIESFKDVLGNNISTGRLTGTHHEYGADYLFATIQTMSNLNMMERYMPDYFDYIVIDETHKAGAETYLRVLNYFKPQFLLGMTASPERMDGFDIFQLFDHNIAYEIRLQQAMKEALLCPFHYFGVTELMVDGDTIDDNTEFRFLVSEERVNNIIEKAEFYGYSGERVKGLIFCSTNREAEELSKLFNNRGYRTISLSGSNSQYEREEAIKRLEQNDKKEGLDYIFTVDIFNEGVDIPQVNQVIMLRPTQSAIIFVQQLGRGLRKAAAKEYVVVIDFIGNYQKNFLIPIALSGDRSYNKDTIRKYVAEGNRVIPGCSTIHFDEITKNVFSNL, encoded by the coding sequence ATGATGAATTTGGCATTGGAGATTCAGAATGCAGTATCTACAGGATTAATAGACAAACATGTGGAATCTTTAGATGCATTACGTCCAAAATTGCTTTTTAATGATGTTAACAAGGGGAGTACGGTTTTGGTAGAAATTGAACAACGACTACTGGACTGTGATTCGTTTTGGTTCTCAGTTGCATTCATTACCAAAAGTGGTCTTATTGTTTTAAAGGAGACACTAAAAAAATTATTGAATGCAAATATAAAAGGCCGTATCCTCACTACAGACTACTTAAACTTTAATGAGCCAGATGCATTACGTGAACTATTTAGATTTCCGAATATAGAAGTACGTGTTCTAACGAGAGAGCATTTTCATACAAAGGGGTATATGTTTACAAAGGGAGAAACACGTACTTTTGTTGTAGGAAGTTCAAATATGACGCAAGGTGCTCTTAAAGCAAACAAAGAATGGAATTTAAGAATTACTTCCTTAGAGCAGGGCGAACTAATTGTTGAAACCGAAAATGAGTTTGGCAACATGTGGGAAAAGGCAACAGTACTTACGGATGCATGGATTAAAGAAGTATATGAGCCTATATATCGGGAAAAGAAAAAAGCAAGAAATGAGGAAAGAGTTGAACGTATCCGTACCTATACCTTGCAGCCAAACAGCATGCAAAGAGAAGCTATAAAATCTTTAGAAAATCTAAGAAGGAAAAAACAACAGAAGGCACTACTTATTAGTGCAACTGGAACTGGGAAAACATATTTATCAGCTTTTGATGTTAGAAATTTTAAGCCAAGGAAGATGTTGTTTTTAGTGCACAGGGAGCAGATTTTAAATCAGGCAATAGAAAGCTTTAAGGACGTATTGGGAAATAATATTTCTACGGGGCGACTTACCGGAACCCACCATGAATATGGCGCCGATTATTTATTTGCTACAATACAAACTATGTCAAATCTTAATATGATGGAGAGATATATGCCAGATTATTTTGATTATATTGTAATTGATGAAACTCACAAAGCCGGTGCAGAAACATATCTTCGAGTATTAAACTATTTTAAGCCCCAGTTTTTACTGGGGATGACTGCCAGTCCAGAGAGAATGGATGGGTTTGACATCTTCCAGTTGTTTGATCACAATATAGCTTATGAAATAAGGCTGCAGCAAGCGATGAAAGAGGCTTTGCTCTGTCCATTTCATTATTTTGGCGTTACAGAATTAATGGTGGATGGGGACACGATAGATGACAATACCGAATTCCGTTTTCTTGTCTCGGAGGAGAGGGTGAATAATATTATAGAAAAGGCTGAATTCTACGGATACAGCGGGGAACGGGTAAAGGGGCTAATCTTTTGCAGTACAAATCGGGAGGCAGAGGAGCTTTCGAAATTATTTAATAATAGAGGATATCGGACAATTTCACTTTCGGGTTCCAATAGTCAGTACGAAAGAGAGGAAGCAATTAAGAGGCTGGAACAAAATGATAAAAAAGAGGGACTTGATTATATTTTTACCGTAGACATCTTTAATGAGGGTGTGGATATACCACAGGTTAATCAGGTTATTATGCTTAGGCCTACCCAATCAGCAATTATATTTGTGCAACAATTGGGACGCGGCCTTCGTAAGGCAGCGGCCAAAGAGTATGTGGTAGTAATAGATTTTATAGGAAACTACCAAAAGAATTTCCTGATTCCTATTGCTTTATCGGGGGATAGAAGCTACAACAAAGATACTATACGAAAATATGTGGCCGAGGGGAATCGTGTGATACCAGGGTGTTCAACCATTCATTTTGATGAAATTACGAAAAACGTATTTTCCAATCTATAG
- a CDS encoding TspO/MBR family protein, with amino-acid sequence MENVMKNIQWKPLIRNLIFSLATGSVSTMLSGNLMEKYESIYKPPLSPPAWGFPVVWFIWYIMMGIAAYLIYVSENANAKAALKLYAAQLALSAIWPILFFRFELYLLAFTWLLLLWYLVFLTHIEFRKIHPYAGKLLLPYLIWLFFAGYLNLATAVYYKM; translated from the coding sequence ATGGAGAACGTTATGAAAAATATCCAGTGGAAACCCCTTATTCGCAATCTGATTTTTAGTTTGGCTACAGGATCAGTCTCCACTATGCTCTCAGGTAATCTCATGGAAAAGTACGAGTCCATATATAAACCGCCCTTGTCACCCCCTGCCTGGGGATTTCCTGTCGTGTGGTTCATATGGTACATCATGATGGGAATAGCCGCCTATTTGATATATGTATCTGAAAACGCCAATGCAAAAGCGGCATTAAAGCTTTATGCAGCACAATTAGCGCTCAGTGCTATATGGCCGATTCTATTTTTTAGGTTTGAATTGTATTTACTGGCTTTTACCTGGCTTCTGTTACTATGGTATCTGGTATTTTTGACCCATATAGAGTTTAGGAAAATCCACCCATATGCAGGAAAGCTTCTACTCCCTTATCTTATATGGCTTTTCTTTGCAGGGTATCTGAATTTGGCGACTGCTGTCTACTATAAGATGTGA